In one Parvibaculum sp. genomic region, the following are encoded:
- a CDS encoding TetR/AcrR family transcriptional regulator encodes MSDAAAARRKPTQARALARVERILAAASELIAETGSDAVKMTEVAERAGVPIGSLYQYFPDKAAILQTLAERFAERVRAGIAESLAGVATRDDALARVDRLLEDYYALFLTEPVVRDIWSGTQSDKKLQELDITDSRANARVVADALKHLVPRKERARFETVCFLTMQLTGAAVRLAIAVDRKEGDRLMAEYRRMLRDEVGGFLAL; translated from the coding sequence ATGAGCGATGCCGCCGCCGCGCGCCGCAAACCGACCCAGGCCCGGGCGCTGGCGCGCGTCGAGCGGATTCTGGCCGCCGCCAGCGAGCTGATCGCCGAAACGGGCAGCGACGCGGTGAAGATGACCGAGGTCGCCGAGCGTGCGGGCGTGCCCATCGGCTCTCTCTATCAGTATTTCCCCGACAAGGCGGCGATCCTGCAAACGCTGGCCGAACGCTTCGCTGAACGCGTCCGCGCCGGCATCGCCGAAAGTCTCGCGGGCGTTGCCACGCGCGACGATGCGCTGGCCCGCGTGGACCGGCTGCTTGAGGATTATTACGCGCTGTTCCTGACCGAGCCCGTGGTGCGCGACATCTGGTCGGGCACGCAATCCGACAAGAAGCTGCAGGAACTCGACATCACCGACAGCCGCGCCAATGCCCGCGTCGTCGCCGATGCGCTGAAACATCTGGTGCCGCGCAAGGAGCGCGCGCGTTTCGAAACCGTCTGTTTCCTGACGATGCAATTGACCGGCGCCGCCGTCCGCCTCGCGATCGCGGTCGACCGCAAGGAGGGCGACAGGCTGATGGCCGAATATCGCCGCATGTTGCGCGACGAAGTTGGCGGGTTTCTGGCTCTCTAA
- a CDS encoding histidine kinase dimerization/phospho-acceptor domain-containing protein, with protein MSHQISPLGESGSRPLPPLAAHVVSVSTPLCNSLRGLAASGAAGPLSFSFSHPEDGIDPLLAPGIDALIVDLGDGDASSFDFLRRAVALGPNAPVIAVGADDAALQAEAIEAGAEDCLAADTDAPRALGLALRRAIKRRLARDERPAAMPAEADTQPRVTLVQETPEAIVILDSSGLVRFANSAARELLGREGDELIGQPFGLPSEAGEHDVTITRPDGDNRFVEMRVIDTRWGGVPARVAALNDVTVRQKLERTMQAAEAQSHETRRRSQSFFSNVNHDLRTPLTHIIGFSEMMKNERLGPVGTARYKEYASDIYSSGTMLLDMIEDLLGIAEAEMDQIELTDEICNLAQLAEIAVASQRQHAVDEGVTIEVDCPERLPGLRGDAKRLRQGLFRLLAEAVHCAHRGSTVRLTLREERGGIAVTLAERRNRAAEQNALPWIEEVDDPFVSAEDSGAPREESLALSLTRKVMELHGGSLGVVRGEQATGSGMEIALRFPPERVIR; from the coding sequence ATGAGTCACCAAATCAGCCCCCTCGGCGAGAGCGGCAGCCGCCCGCTGCCGCCGCTTGCCGCCCATGTCGTCAGCGTCTCCACACCGCTTTGCAACTCGTTGCGCGGCCTTGCCGCGTCCGGCGCCGCGGGCCCGCTCAGCTTCAGCTTTTCCCATCCCGAAGACGGCATCGACCCGTTGCTGGCGCCCGGCATCGACGCATTGATCGTCGATCTCGGCGACGGCGACGCATCGTCGTTCGATTTCCTGCGCCGCGCGGTGGCGCTCGGCCCGAATGCGCCGGTTATCGCGGTCGGCGCCGACGACGCCGCCTTGCAGGCGGAAGCCATCGAAGCGGGCGCCGAGGATTGCCTTGCCGCCGACACCGACGCGCCGCGTGCGCTCGGCCTGGCGCTGCGCCGCGCGATCAAGCGCCGTCTCGCGCGGGACGAACGCCCCGCCGCCATGCCGGCAGAGGCCGACACGCAGCCGCGCGTGACGCTGGTGCAGGAAACGCCGGAGGCGATCGTCATTCTCGACAGTTCGGGGCTTGTGCGCTTCGCCAACAGCGCGGCGCGCGAGCTGCTTGGCCGCGAGGGCGACGAACTGATCGGCCAGCCTTTCGGCCTGCCGAGCGAGGCCGGCGAACACGACGTCACAATCACCCGGCCCGACGGCGACAACCGTTTCGTCGAAATGCGCGTCATCGACACGCGTTGGGGCGGCGTGCCGGCGCGTGTCGCGGCCTTGAACGACGTCACCGTTCGCCAGAAGCTCGAACGCACCATGCAGGCGGCCGAGGCGCAGAGCCACGAGACGCGGCGGCGCAGCCAGAGCTTCTTCTCCAACGTCAATCACGACCTCAGGACACCGCTGACGCATATCATCGGCTTTTCGGAGATGATGAAGAACGAGCGCCTCGGGCCGGTCGGCACCGCGCGCTACAAGGAATATGCGAGCGACATCTATTCCAGCGGCACGATGCTGCTCGACATGATCGAGGACCTGCTCGGCATCGCCGAAGCGGAAATGGACCAGATCGAGCTCACCGACGAAATCTGCAATCTCGCGCAGCTTGCCGAGATCGCGGTGGCAAGCCAGCGCCAGCACGCGGTCGACGAAGGCGTGACCATCGAGGTCGATTGCCCGGAACGGCTGCCGGGCCTGCGCGGCGACGCCAAACGCCTCCGGCAGGGGCTTTTCCGGCTGCTGGCCGAAGCGGTTCATTGTGCGCATCGCGGCTCGACCGTTCGCCTCACCTTGCGTGAGGAACGGGGCGGCATCGCGGTCACGCTGGCCGAGCGGCGCAACCGGGCGGCCGAACAGAACGCGCTGCCCTGGATCGAGGAAGTGGACGATCCTTTCGTCAGCGCCGAAGACAGCGGCGCACCGCGCGAGGAGAGCCTGGCGCTGTCGCTGACGCGCAAGGTGATGGAGCTGCATGGCGGCAGCCTCGGCGTCGTGCGCGGCGAACAGGCGACCGGCAGCGGCATGGAAATCGCGCTGCGCTTTCCGCCCGAGCGCGTCATCCGCTAG
- the hisS gene encoding histidine--tRNA ligase: protein MSKSPKTFRPKARVPKGLRDLSAGMVRAELRMLARIREVYERYGFDPLETSAIEYADALGKFLPDEDRPNEGVFSFQDDDEQWLSLRYDLTAPLARYVAENYDGLPKPFRRYQTGSVWRNEKPGPGRFRQFTQFDADTVAAPGVAADAEMCMMGADCLEALGIPRGLYRIRVNNRKVLDGLLETIGLGGDANELARATVLRSIDKFDKLGRKGVELLLGAGRKDESGDFTKGAGLSPSQITAVADYVESGLGEGATTRKLVLENWRKIVGGSATGAEGLDELAEMDALFEAAGYGLDRIEFNSWIVRGLGYYTGPVFESDLLFEVKDEAGNPVRFGSVGSGGRYDGLVERFKGVKVPATGFSIGVSRLQAALELLGKLDIEDVAAPVVVLTLDAARMADYQQMVSELRAAGIRAEMYLGGSGMKAQMKYADKRGAPVAVIEGEDERAKGEITLKDLILGAEMSKEIADNTAWREGQPAQVAVPRARLVEEVKAILARHGLHRG, encoded by the coding sequence ATGAGCAAGAGCCCGAAAACTTTCCGCCCCAAGGCGCGCGTGCCGAAGGGGCTGCGCGACCTCTCCGCCGGCATGGTCCGGGCGGAGCTGAGGATGCTTGCGCGCATTCGCGAGGTTTACGAACGCTACGGCTTCGATCCGCTGGAAACATCCGCCATCGAATATGCCGACGCGCTGGGCAAGTTCCTGCCGGATGAAGACCGGCCGAACGAGGGCGTCTTTTCGTTTCAGGACGACGACGAACAATGGCTGTCGCTGCGCTACGATCTGACGGCGCCGCTGGCCCGCTACGTCGCCGAGAATTACGACGGCTTGCCCAAGCCCTTCCGCCGCTATCAGACAGGCTCCGTCTGGCGCAACGAGAAGCCGGGGCCGGGCCGCTTCCGCCAGTTCACGCAGTTCGATGCCGACACGGTGGCCGCCCCCGGCGTCGCCGCCGATGCCGAGATGTGCATGATGGGCGCCGACTGTCTCGAAGCGCTCGGCATTCCGCGTGGGCTCTACCGCATCCGCGTCAACAACCGCAAGGTGCTGGACGGGCTGCTCGAAACCATCGGCCTTGGCGGCGATGCGAATGAACTGGCCCGCGCCACCGTGCTGCGTTCCATCGACAAATTCGACAAGCTCGGCCGCAAGGGCGTCGAATTGCTGCTGGGCGCGGGCCGCAAGGACGAGTCCGGCGACTTCACCAAGGGCGCGGGGCTCTCGCCCTCGCAGATCACCGCCGTTGCCGACTATGTCGAGTCCGGCCTCGGCGAAGGCGCGACGACGCGAAAGCTGGTGCTCGAAAACTGGCGCAAGATCGTCGGCGGCAGCGCCACCGGCGCCGAAGGCCTCGACGAGCTTGCCGAAATGGATGCGCTGTTCGAAGCGGCGGGCTATGGCCTCGACCGCATCGAATTCAATTCATGGATCGTGCGCGGCCTCGGCTACTACACCGGCCCCGTATTCGAATCCGATCTCCTGTTCGAAGTGAAGGACGAGGCGGGCAATCCGGTGCGCTTCGGCTCGGTCGGCTCGGGCGGGCGCTATGACGGCCTCGTCGAACGCTTCAAGGGCGTCAAGGTTCCGGCCACCGGTTTCTCCATCGGCGTCAGCCGTCTGCAGGCGGCACTGGAACTTCTCGGCAAGCTCGACATCGAGGATGTGGCGGCGCCCGTCGTCGTGCTGACGCTCGATGCCGCCCGCATGGCCGATTACCAGCAGATGGTAAGCGAATTGCGCGCCGCCGGCATCCGCGCCGAAATGTATCTCGGCGGCTCGGGCATGAAGGCGCAGATGAAATATGCCGACAAGCGCGGCGCTCCCGTTGCCGTCATCGAGGGCGAGGACGAGCGCGCCAAGGGCGAGATCACGCTGAAGGACCTGATCCTCGGCGCCGAAATGTCGAAGGAAATCGCCGACAACACCGCCTGGCGCGAAGGCCAGCCGGCGCAGGTCGCCGTGCCGCGCGCCCGGCTGGTGGAAGAGGTGAAGGCCATTCTCGCCCGGCATGGACTCCATCGCGGCTGA
- a CDS encoding NAD(P)-binding domain-containing protein, giving the protein MSETARVCVVGGGPAGLSLARALLRHGVPFDVYERHSDVGGLWDRTNPGSPVYDSAHFISSKTQSHYHDFPMPDAYPDYPSGKQIHSYMRDFADAYGLREHIRFGVAVERTELQPDGSWQVTLSSGETKRYGSLVCANGTNWHPSMPDYPGEFTGEMRHAVTYKSMDEFKGKRVLIIGAGNSGCDIACDAAKAADKAFISLRRGYHFVPKHLFGVPADVVANGGPHLPMWLAQRVLGAILRVLNGDLTRLGLQKPDHRLFETHPILNTQLLHYLGHGDIAAKRDVARFEGKTVHFKDGSSEEIDLIICATGYTWKVPYVDPALFSWKGGKPDLYMNLFSRTQPTLYGLGFMETNGGAYKLFDEMADLIVRTIMARAKGDAALDKLIATDRPDLSGGIKFVGSDRHATYVEIDAYRKQMTRIRKRFGWPALEDGCFDALRVGDKRAAA; this is encoded by the coding sequence ATGAGCGAAACGGCAAGGGTGTGCGTCGTCGGCGGCGGGCCGGCGGGACTGAGCCTGGCGCGGGCGCTGCTGCGCCACGGCGTGCCTTTCGACGTCTATGAACGGCATTCGGATGTCGGCGGGCTTTGGGACCGGACCAATCCCGGATCGCCGGTCTACGACTCGGCGCATTTCATTTCGTCGAAGACGCAATCGCATTACCACGACTTCCCGATGCCGGACGCCTATCCCGACTATCCGTCGGGCAAACAGATCCACAGCTATATGCGCGACTTCGCCGACGCTTACGGATTGCGGGAACATATTCGTTTCGGCGTGGCGGTGGAGCGCACCGAATTGCAGCCCGACGGAAGCTGGCAGGTGACGCTGTCGAGCGGCGAGACGAAGCGTTACGGTTCGCTCGTCTGCGCCAACGGCACCAACTGGCATCCTTCGATGCCGGATTATCCGGGCGAATTCACCGGCGAGATGCGCCACGCCGTCACCTACAAGTCGATGGATGAATTCAAGGGCAAGCGCGTGCTCATCATCGGCGCGGGGAACTCCGGCTGCGACATTGCCTGCGACGCGGCCAAGGCCGCCGACAAGGCTTTCATCAGCTTGCGCCGCGGCTATCATTTCGTGCCGAAGCATCTCTTCGGCGTTCCGGCCGATGTCGTCGCGAATGGCGGGCCGCATCTGCCGATGTGGCTGGCGCAGCGCGTCCTGGGCGCCATTCTGCGTGTCCTCAATGGCGACCTGACGCGGCTCGGCTTGCAGAAGCCCGACCACCGGCTTTTCGAAACACATCCGATCCTCAACACGCAATTGCTGCACTATCTCGGCCATGGCGACATCGCGGCGAAGCGCGACGTGGCGCGGTTCGAGGGCAAGACCGTTCATTTCAAGGACGGGTCGTCGGAGGAGATCGATCTCATCATCTGCGCCACCGGCTACACTTGGAAAGTGCCCTATGTCGATCCGGCGCTTTTCTCGTGGAAGGGCGGCAAGCCCGATCTCTACATGAATCTTTTCAGCCGCACGCAGCCGACGCTTTACGGCCTCGGCTTCATGGAAACCAATGGCGGCGCCTACAAGCTGTTCGACGAAATGGCCGACCTGATCGTGCGCACCATCATGGCACGCGCGAAGGGCGACGCGGCGCTCGACAAGCTGATCGCCACCGACCGGCCGGACCTTTCGGGCGGTATCAAATTCGTCGGCTCCGACCGGCACGCCACCTATGTCGAGATCGACGCCTACAGGAAGCAAATGACGCGCATCCGCAAGCGCTTCGGCTGGCCGGCGCTGGAAGACGGCTGCTTCGACGCGTTGCGCGTTGGCGACAAACGGGCGGCCGCGTGA
- the hisG gene encoding ATP phosphoribosyltransferase, producing MSGKLTIGLPSKGRLQENASAFFARAGLKVRQDGGRGYTGRLDGVANVEIAFLSASEIAGQLEQGLIHLGLTGEDLIREKLSSPERDVELLLPLGFGHADVVVAVPQSWIDVATMADLDDVALAFHTRRGRRLRVATKYFNLTRNFFAEHGLTDYRIVESLGATEGAPAAGTAEVIVDITSTGATLTANNLKVLDDGTILKSQANLVAALGADWSDAALAAAGEILDRVSAQARAAKTVEVRFAGGNDDAKLLAELEKRFGASVPFGAGAAPVRIVHGPEDRLYDLVAFLNAKGRETVTAARADYVFEAKNPLRERLLERLKSRS from the coding sequence ATGAGCGGCAAACTGACGATCGGCCTGCCCTCCAAGGGCCGCCTTCAGGAAAACGCCAGCGCCTTTTTCGCCCGTGCCGGGCTGAAGGTGCGCCAGGATGGCGGCCGCGGCTATACCGGCCGGCTCGACGGCGTCGCCAATGTCGAGATTGCGTTCCTGTCGGCCTCTGAAATCGCCGGACAGTTGGAGCAAGGCCTCATTCACCTGGGGCTGACCGGCGAAGACCTGATCCGCGAAAAACTTTCATCGCCCGAGCGCGATGTCGAATTGCTGTTGCCCTTGGGCTTCGGTCACGCCGATGTCGTGGTCGCCGTGCCGCAAAGCTGGATCGACGTCGCCACCATGGCCGATCTCGACGATGTGGCGCTGGCCTTTCACACGCGGCGCGGACGGCGGCTGCGCGTCGCGACGAAATATTTCAACCTGACGCGCAACTTCTTCGCCGAACACGGGCTGACCGACTATCGCATCGTCGAAAGCCTCGGCGCGACCGAGGGCGCGCCGGCGGCCGGTACCGCCGAAGTGATCGTCGACATCACCTCGACCGGCGCGACGCTGACGGCCAACAATCTGAAAGTGCTGGACGACGGCACGATATTGAAAAGCCAGGCCAATCTTGTCGCTGCGCTCGGCGCCGACTGGAGCGATGCGGCGCTCGCCGCGGCCGGCGAAATCCTCGACCGCGTCTCGGCGCAGGCCCGCGCCGCGAAGACCGTCGAGGTGCGCTTTGCCGGCGGCAACGACGACGCGAAACTGCTGGCCGAACTCGAAAAGCGCTTCGGCGCCAGCGTGCCTTTCGGCGCGGGCGCGGCGCCGGTGCGCATCGTCCACGGTCCCGAAGACCGGCTCTACGATCTCGTCGCCTTCCTGAATGCGAAGGGCCGCGAAACCGTCACTGCCGCCCGCGCCGATTATGTGTTCGAGGCGAAAAACCCGCTGCGCGAGCGGCTGCTCGAGCGTCTGAAATCCCGGAGCTGA
- the glyA gene encoding serine hydroxymethyltransferase, with protein MTSSPERTRLAQSDNDIFVALKGEEARQRAELELIPSENYAFPEVLTLLGSAFTNKYSEGYPGRRYYGGQEFTDRIENLARERAKALFRAEHANVQPLSGSPMNQAVYLGLLEPGDTILAMDLSHGGHLTHGAPVSHMGRIFNFVRYKTDPSTGAIDFEALRDVARATKPKLVVCGYSSYPRDYDYADFRRVADEVGALTMADVSHIGGLIAADVMRNPLDAGFDVMTTTTHKSMRGPRGGLILCKEKFAKKIDASVFPGLQGGPHMNQVAATATTLRLAAMPAFQDYARQVLANAKALAAALNVRQVKLVTGGTDNHLLVIDTVQSFGLDGAKAEAALDRVGLTVNKQVIPDDPNPPMRPSGVRLGTPAPTTRGMGHAEMEEIAAIIAETLAAGGDAAAETKLAARTHTLTSRFPVPGL; from the coding sequence ATGACAAGCTCACCCGAACGCACAAGGCTGGCGCAATCCGACAACGATATATTCGTGGCGCTGAAGGGCGAGGAGGCGCGGCAGCGCGCCGAACTCGAACTGATCCCGTCGGAAAACTACGCCTTTCCCGAAGTGCTGACGCTGCTGGGCTCGGCCTTCACCAACAAATATTCGGAAGGCTATCCGGGCCGGCGCTATTATGGCGGGCAGGAATTCACCGACCGCATCGAAAACCTCGCGCGCGAGCGGGCGAAGGCGCTGTTCCGCGCCGAGCACGCCAATGTGCAGCCGCTGTCGGGGTCGCCGATGAATCAGGCGGTTTATCTGGGGCTGCTCGAACCCGGCGACACTATTCTGGCGATGGATCTTTCGCATGGCGGGCATCTGACGCATGGGGCGCCGGTGAGCCATATGGGGCGCATCTTCAATTTCGTGCGCTACAAGACCGATCCTTCGACCGGCGCCATCGACTTCGAGGCGCTGCGCGATGTGGCCCGCGCGACGAAGCCGAAGCTTGTCGTCTGCGGCTATTCCTCCTATCCGCGCGATTACGACTATGCCGATTTTCGGCGTGTGGCGGATGAGGTCGGCGCGCTGACGATGGCCGACGTTTCGCATATTGGCGGGTTGATTGCCGCCGATGTCATGCGCAATCCGCTCGATGCCGGCTTCGACGTGATGACGACGACGACGCACAAGTCGATGCGGGGGCCGCGCGGCGGGCTTATTCTCTGCAAGGAGAAGTTCGCCAAAAAGATCGACGCTTCGGTGTTTCCGGGTTTGCAGGGCGGTCCGCATATGAACCAGGTGGCGGCGACCGCGACGACGCTGAGGCTGGCCGCGATGCCGGCCTTTCAGGACTATGCGCGGCAGGTTCTGGCGAACGCCAAGGCGCTGGCCGCCGCGCTCAACGTCCGGCAGGTCAAGCTCGTCACCGGCGGCACCGACAATCATCTGCTGGTGATCGACACCGTGCAGAGCTTCGGCCTCGACGGGGCGAAGGCGGAAGCGGCGCTCGACCGCGTGGGGCTCACCGTCAACAAGCAGGTGATCCCCGACGATCCCAACCCGCCGATGCGGCCTTCGGGCGTCAGGCTCGGCACGCCGGCGCCGACGACGCGCGGCATGGGCCACGCGGAAATGGAAGAGATTGCCGCGATCATCGCCGAGACGCTTGCGGCGGGCGGCGACGCGGCGGCCGAAACGAAACTTGCGGCGCGCACGCACACGCTGACATCGCGCTTTCCGGTGCCGGGGCTTTAG
- a CDS encoding TSUP family transporter, with product MTPMLAAVTALVVLVTATLSGIFGMAGGMVLMAFLVIAFPVGAAMMLHGVTQAVSNGYRAVINRRDIVWPIVATNMVGAAAALALFLLVSFVPDEATVLLVLGAIPFVAFAIPASWGLDVTKRMVSVASGFVVTALTLTAGVAGPILDVFFVRSPLTRHQIVATKAVTQTLQHLTKLLYFGALAAHLLPEAGLAWWVYVMVAPLAMLGTTLGKMALDRMNDGQFKSWSRYILFVLGAILITRGLVLLLD from the coding sequence ATGACGCCCATGCTTGCCGCCGTCACCGCCCTTGTGGTCCTTGTGACGGCGACACTATCGGGCATTTTCGGCATGGCGGGCGGCATGGTGCTGATGGCGTTTCTCGTCATCGCCTTCCCGGTTGGCGCCGCGATGATGCTGCATGGCGTGACGCAGGCGGTGTCGAACGGCTACCGCGCCGTCATCAACCGCCGCGACATCGTCTGGCCGATCGTCGCCACCAACATGGTGGGCGCCGCCGCGGCGCTGGCGCTCTTCTTGTTGGTCAGCTTCGTGCCCGACGAGGCGACGGTGCTGCTGGTGCTGGGCGCGATCCCCTTCGTCGCCTTCGCGATCCCGGCAAGCTGGGGCCTCGACGTGACCAAGCGCATGGTTTCGGTCGCGAGCGGCTTCGTCGTCACCGCGCTGACGCTGACGGCGGGTGTCGCCGGTCCGATCCTCGATGTGTTCTTCGTGCGCAGTCCGCTGACGCGCCACCAGATCGTCGCCACCAAGGCGGTCACGCAGACCTTGCAGCATCTGACCAAGCTGCTCTATTTCGGCGCGCTGGCCGCGCATCTGCTGCCCGAGGCAGGACTTGCATGGTGGGTTTACGTCATGGTCGCGCCGCTCGCCATGCTCGGCACGACGCTTGGCAAGATGGCGCTCGACCGCATGAATGACGGCCAGTTCAAAAGCTGGAGCCGCTACATCCTCTTCGTCCTCGGCGCCATATTGATTACGCGCGGGCTCGTGCTGCTACTCGACTGA
- a CDS encoding SDR family NAD(P)-dependent oxidoreductase: MKALVTGAGGGIGAAIARALDARGWRLVLVDREAGLLDAVAAGLKTPPEKLACDLSSREDVERLCTAIMRDHADLDVLINNAGIGIPGAVADLDQEVLDRHLEINLRAPVRLMRAVAPQMIARGKGAMVATVSLGGIISLKDSAIYSASKFGLRGFLAGFHQEMAAHGVKVSGVYPAAVDTPMLHHEALHGGSVLNFIDKVMTPEDVAAATLKAIDSGKLEIYVPWSASILARFFGAFPWMIRPLLPTMEKIGEKGRLKFIARKGFSVE; this comes from the coding sequence GTGAAAGCCCTCGTCACCGGGGCGGGCGGCGGCATCGGCGCGGCGATTGCGCGCGCACTCGATGCGCGCGGCTGGCGGCTGGTGCTTGTCGACCGCGAGGCAGGGCTTCTCGACGCGGTGGCGGCGGGGCTGAAGACGCCGCCCGAGAAGCTCGCCTGCGATCTTTCCTCGCGCGAGGATGTGGAGCGGCTTTGCACGGCGATCATGCGCGATCACGCCGATCTCGATGTGCTCATCAACAATGCCGGCATCGGCATTCCGGGGGCGGTCGCCGATCTCGACCAGGAGGTTCTCGACCGCCATCTCGAAATCAACCTGCGCGCGCCGGTGCGGCTGATGCGCGCCGTGGCGCCGCAAATGATCGCGCGGGGCAAGGGCGCGATGGTCGCCACCGTTTCGCTTGGCGGCATTATTTCGCTGAAAGACAGCGCCATTTATTCGGCGTCGAAATTCGGCTTGCGCGGTTTCCTTGCCGGTTTCCATCAGGAAATGGCCGCGCATGGCGTCAAGGTGTCGGGCGTTTATCCGGCCGCCGTCGACACGCCGATGCTGCATCACGAGGCACTGCATGGGGGATCGGTGCTCAACTTCATCGACAAGGTGATGACACCGGAAGATGTGGCGGCTGCGACGCTCAAGGCCATCGACAGCGGAAAGCTCGAAATCTATGTGCCGTGGAGCGCCAGCATTCTCGCGCGCTTCTTCGGCGCGTTTCCGTGGATGATCCGTCCGCTGCTGCCGACGATGGAGAAGATCGGCGAGAAAGGCCGCCTCAAATTCATCGCGCGCAAAGGGTTTTCAGTCGAGTAG
- a CDS encoding ATP phosphoribosyltransferase regulatory subunit: protein MSTSIAAEKGEALRAREALGLAVRGGFERAGYAPVAAPVLQPADIFLDMSGEDIRRRMYVFADPGGNELCLRPELTIPVCRLYLESEGGPQRLCSLGAAYRYQKRGSAKLTEFTQAGVECLGTEDAEGADAEVVALAARALAEAGLKDYAIETGDLALFDALVDALDLPPGWRARLKRHFWRPDYFRALLEQLAAGGVKDETGDRAALISAIAGLDEESARNVIEDVLKLAGIAPVGGRTVGEVAERLLEQAELAASSVPREAAKLISDFLAVSGTPADSIARIAKLTKSAGVSLDAAIARFERRLDLIGKAGLDLSRAHFSAGFGRNMAYYTGFVFEFRVAALGEDAMICGGGRYDRLLAALGAKAPVPAVGCAVGIERLLMALNREAGK, encoded by the coding sequence ATGTCGACGTCGATTGCAGCCGAGAAAGGCGAAGCCTTGCGCGCCCGCGAGGCGCTGGGCCTTGCCGTGCGCGGCGGTTTCGAGCGCGCAGGCTATGCGCCTGTTGCCGCGCCGGTTCTCCAGCCCGCCGATATATTCCTCGACATGTCGGGCGAGGACATCCGTCGCCGCATGTATGTCTTCGCCGATCCGGGCGGCAACGAGCTTTGCCTGCGCCCCGAACTGACGATCCCGGTCTGCCGTCTCTATCTCGAAAGCGAGGGCGGGCCGCAGCGGCTCTGTTCGCTGGGCGCGGCCTATCGTTACCAGAAGCGCGGCTCGGCAAAACTCACCGAGTTCACGCAGGCCGGCGTCGAATGTCTGGGGACGGAAGATGCCGAAGGCGCCGATGCCGAAGTGGTCGCGCTGGCGGCCCGCGCGCTGGCCGAGGCGGGCCTGAAGGATTACGCGATTGAAACCGGCGACCTCGCGCTTTTCGATGCGCTGGTCGATGCGCTCGACTTGCCGCCGGGCTGGCGGGCGCGGCTGAAGCGCCACTTCTGGCGGCCCGACTATTTTCGCGCGTTGCTTGAGCAGCTCGCGGCGGGCGGCGTGAAAGACGAAACCGGCGACCGCGCCGCGCTGATCTCGGCCATTGCCGGTCTCGACGAGGAAAGCGCGCGAAACGTCATCGAGGATGTGCTGAAACTCGCCGGCATTGCGCCGGTCGGCGGCCGCACGGTGGGCGAGGTTGCCGAACGCCTGCTCGAACAGGCCGAACTCGCGGCCAGCAGCGTGCCCCGCGAGGCCGCGAAACTGATTTCGGATTTCCTCGCCGTTTCGGGCACGCCCGCCGACAGCATCGCCCGCATCGCGAAGCTGACAAAATCCGCCGGCGTTTCGCTCGACGCGGCCATTGCGCGCTTCGAGCGCCGTCTTGACCTGATCGGCAAGGCCGGGCTCGATTTGTCGCGCGCGCATTTCTCGGCCGGCTTCGGCCGCAACATGGCCTACTACACCGGCTTCGTGTTCGAGTTCCGCGTCGCCGCGCTCGGCGAAGACGCGATGATCTGCGGCGGCGGGCGCTACGACCGGCTGCTCGCGGCGCTGGGCGCCAAAGCGCCGGTGCCGGCGGTCGGCTGCGCGGTCGGCATCGAACGCCTGCTGATGGCCCTCAACCGGGAGGCGGGCAAATGA